The region CGTGTTTGATGGTGGTGGAGTGTTACCAGACGAGGTGTTAGAAATTTCAAAAACGTCAGCTATATCTACTGCTATTTTAAACAAAGATTTTATTTTCGATTACGCCACTACTTACTATTATGCGCATCCAAATCTTAAAAATATTGAAGATTTTAAATTCACAGATTCAGATTTTAATGCTTTTAAAAAGTTTTTAAAAACTAATAATTTTAATTTCGAAACCGAAACTGAAAAAGCATTAACTAAAGCCTTTGAAAGCGCAAAAAAAGAAGGCTTAGACGATAATATTGAAAAGGATTACAATACACTTATCAACAATCTAAATACCTCAAAAATAAAGGGTATAGACGAAAACAAGGCACAATTATCGAGTTTATTAACAGACGAAATTGTAAAACGTTACGCCTATAGAGAAGGTGTTTACGATTACTACAAAACCAATAATCCAGAAATTAAACGCGCTACCGAAATTTTAAGCAATACCACTACCTATGGTAAATTTTTAAATTAAGGTTTTAAAAGCATTGCTATATGCGGAATACCATCTTCTAAATAGGGCTCTGAAACAGTTTTAAAACCTAAAGACATATAAAAAGATTCTAAATATTTTTGTGCAGAAATTTTAATTACTGTTTCATTAAAGTGCTCGTTTATAGCGTGTATTGAGGCATTCATAATCTCGAAACCATATTTATGTTTACGCTCGGTTTCTTTTACAATAACACGACCAATACTTGCATTTTCAAAATAATCGCCAGATCTAAAAACTCTAGTATATGCTACTAATTGGTTGTGTTTAAAACCTAAAACATGTAATGCTTTATTATCTTTTCCGTCTATATCTTGATAGACACAGTCTTGTTCAACTACAAAAACTTCACTTCTTAACTGCAATAAAGCATATAATTCGTGTATATTAAGTTCATTAAAATATTTAATTGTAAAGCTTATCATGTTTTAATCTTGTACTATAATTTCTTTGGGATCTTGTTTATTAAATTCAGGCTGAATATTTACATGATTGATATTAAAATTATCATGTAATACAGTTTCAATTTGCAATAAGATATCATTAAATTGAGTTAATGAAATATTTTCTTTAAAGTCTAAATGGGCTTCTAAATGTAACTCATCATCATTTAAGTTCCAGATATGTACATGGTGTAAGGTTTTTACTTTAGGCAGTTTATTTATAGTACGTACTACATCTTTAACATTTATATGAGAAGGCGTAAAAAGCATAAGCATTCGCGTGGAGGTTATTAACAAATCGTACCCTACCCAAATTAAGTATAATCCAATTAAAAAAGTAAGCACACTATCTACCCAAAACATCTCAAAATATTTCATTAGTAGTCCACCTATTAATACAGCAACACTAGCCATCATATCTGTAAATAAATGGATATAAGCGCTCCTCATATTTAAATTAGATTTCGCATCGTTTTTTAATAACAAAACACTAAATCCGTTAGATAAAATACCTAAAATAGATAACCAAATTACTAAATTAGTACCTATAGGTTCGGGATTAAAAAAACGTTTATAAGCTTCAATAATTAATAAAATAGCAATAACTATTAAAGTAGTAGCGTTAATAAATGCTGCTAAAATCTCGGCACGTTTATAACCAAATGTTCTACTAATAGAAGCCTTTTGTTTAGATAATCTTGTTGCGACATAACTTACTATTAAAGAAACAACATCTGTAAAATTATGAAGCGCATCGCTTAATAAAGCTAAACTTCCAGAAATAAGACCTCCAATAACCTGACTTAAAGTTATAAGTACATTTAATAAAATAGAAATAATTAAGTTTCTACCTTTTAAATTAGGATGATTGTGAGTATGGTTATGAGCACTAGACATTTAACATCCAATTGGAATTTTATTTACTCGGTTTTGGTGACGTCCACCTTCAAAAGCTGTCTCTAAAAATGCATCTACCATTTCTATAGCTTGTTGCTCGGCAGTGTAACGCGCTGGAATACTTAATATGTTAGCATCATTATGTTGTCTGGCCAAAACAACAATTTCTTTAGTCCAACATAATGCAGAACGCACCGCTTGATGTTTATTAGCTGTCATATTTGCTCCATTTCCACTTCCACAAATAATAATTCCAAAATCTACATCCTTATTAGTTACATCTGTAGCAACTGGATGAACAAAATCTGGGTAATCTACACTATCTGCTGCATCGGTTCCATAATTGTTAACAACGT is a window of Formosa sediminum DNA encoding:
- a CDS encoding GNAT family N-acetyltransferase, coding for MISFTIKYFNELNIHELYALLQLRSEVFVVEQDCVYQDIDGKDNKALHVLGFKHNQLVAYTRVFRSGDYFENASIGRVIVKETERKHKYGFEIMNASIHAINEHFNETVIKISAQKYLESFYMSLGFKTVSEPYLEDGIPHIAMLLKP
- a CDS encoding cation diffusion facilitator family transporter, translating into MSSAHNHTHNHPNLKGRNLIISILLNVLITLSQVIGGLISGSLALLSDALHNFTDVVSLIVSYVATRLSKQKASISRTFGYKRAEILAAFINATTLIVIAILLIIEAYKRFFNPEPIGTNLVIWLSILGILSNGFSVLLLKNDAKSNLNMRSAYIHLFTDMMASVAVLIGGLLMKYFEMFWVDSVLTFLIGLYLIWVGYDLLITSTRMLMLFTPSHINVKDVVRTINKLPKVKTLHHVHIWNLNDDELHLEAHLDFKENISLTQFNDILLQIETVLHDNFNINHVNIQPEFNKQDPKEIIVQD
- a CDS encoding RpiB/LacA/LacB family sugar-phosphate isomerase, encoding MKISIGNDHAGTQYKFAIVKHLEAKGYVVNNYGTDAADSVDYPDFVHPVATDVTNKDVDFGIIICGSGNGANMTANKHQAVRSALCWTKEIVVLARQHNDANILSIPARYTAEQQAIEMVDAFLETAFEGGRHQNRVNKIPIGC